The Methylobacterium sp. PvR107 genome contains a region encoding:
- a CDS encoding alpha-hydroxy acid oxidase, which produces MATLDRPVSGPGALEREAPTVGGADATAPGIAAPQALVTSLKRSDAVTPYRFRDLLALDDFERHARRLLPPMIFQYVSGGVETGSALAHSRGAYADYALVPRLMRDTSARDTATELFGQTYAAPFGIGPLGGAAFIAYRGDLVLAEAAKRMNVPMCLSASSLIKLEDVHDQNPQAWFQGYLPGDQTRIDRLLNRVEATGYRTFVVTADTPTLGNREHNTRSGFSMPIKVTPKVAWQSATHPRWLLGTVARTFLKHGAPHFENTEAERGPPMMSQGAVRNTIARDQLSWKNLEAIRKRWSGNLLVKGLLAPEDVQMARECGADGVILSTHGGRQLDYAIAPLDVLPEIAARKGGLKIIVDSGIRRGTDVMKALALGADFVLLGRPFMFAAALGGVAGVEHAMRILKEELNRDMALIGVNRLSELNPDFLRRVPRRG; this is translated from the coding sequence ATGGCGACGCTCGACCGGCCGGTCTCCGGCCCGGGTGCACTGGAACGCGAGGCGCCGACGGTGGGTGGGGCAGATGCCACGGCCCCGGGCATCGCCGCGCCCCAGGCGCTCGTGACCAGTCTCAAACGCAGCGATGCGGTCACGCCCTACCGGTTCCGCGACCTGCTGGCGCTGGACGATTTCGAGCGCCACGCGCGGCGGCTGCTGCCGCCGATGATCTTCCAGTACGTGTCCGGCGGGGTCGAGACCGGCTCGGCGCTGGCGCATAGCCGGGGCGCCTATGCCGATTACGCCCTGGTGCCGCGGCTGATGCGCGATACCTCGGCCCGCGACACCGCCACCGAGCTGTTCGGCCAGACCTACGCGGCCCCCTTCGGGATCGGGCCGCTCGGCGGAGCCGCCTTCATCGCCTATCGGGGTGATCTCGTCCTGGCCGAGGCGGCCAAGCGCATGAATGTCCCGATGTGCCTGAGCGCCTCGTCGCTGATCAAGCTGGAGGATGTCCACGACCAGAACCCGCAGGCCTGGTTCCAGGGCTACCTGCCGGGCGACCAGACCCGGATCGACCGCCTGCTCAACCGCGTGGAAGCCACCGGCTACCGCACCTTCGTGGTGACCGCCGACACGCCGACGCTCGGCAACCGCGAGCACAACACCCGCAGCGGCTTCTCCATGCCGATCAAGGTCACGCCGAAGGTCGCGTGGCAGAGCGCGACCCATCCGCGCTGGCTGCTCGGCACCGTGGCCCGGACCTTCCTCAAGCACGGCGCGCCGCATTTCGAGAACACCGAGGCCGAGCGCGGGCCACCGATGATGTCGCAAGGGGCTGTGCGCAACACCATCGCCCGCGACCAGCTCTCCTGGAAGAACCTGGAGGCGATCCGCAAACGCTGGTCCGGCAACCTTCTGGTGAAGGGGCTGCTCGCCCCGGAGGATGTCCAGATGGCCCGGGAATGCGGCGCCGACGGCGTGATCCTCTCGACCCATGGCGGTCGACAGCTGGACTACGCCATCGCGCCCCTCGACGTGCTGCCGGAGATCGCCGCGCGGAAGGGCGGCCTGAAGATCATCGTCGATAGCGGCATCCGCCGAGGCACCGATGTGATGAAGGCGCTGGCGCTGGGCGCCGACTTTGTTCTGCTCGGCCGGCCCTTCATGTTCGCCGCAGCGTTGGGCGGCGTGGCGGGCGTCGAGCACGCGATGCGGATCCTCAAGGAGGAGCTGAACCGCGACATGGCGCTGATCGGGGTGAACCGCCTGTCGGAGCTCAATCCTGATTTTCTGCGCCGCGTCCCGCGGCGGGGCTGA
- a CDS encoding aspartate/glutamate racemase family protein, producing MAPRIVLLHATPVAMAPIQAAFAENWPEAETVNLLDDGLSLDRAKEPGEISEGMIERFVRFGRYGHDMGADGILITCSAFGPAIDRLIETVPIPVLKPNEAMFRAAIAQGERIGMLATFGPSVGTMTDEFDEFVGQAERPATLRTVLVDDAMARLRAGDAETHNRLVADRAPELGDCDAIMLAHFSTSRAAEAVRKVVNVPVLTAPHAAVDRMRAMIETGRSA from the coding sequence ATGGCTCCCCGCATCGTTCTCCTGCACGCTACGCCGGTCGCCATGGCGCCGATCCAGGCGGCCTTCGCGGAAAACTGGCCGGAGGCCGAGACCGTCAATCTCCTCGACGACGGCCTGTCGCTGGACCGCGCCAAGGAGCCGGGTGAGATCTCGGAGGGCATGATCGAGCGCTTCGTGCGGTTTGGCCGCTACGGCCACGACATGGGCGCGGACGGTATCCTGATCACCTGCTCGGCTTTCGGTCCGGCCATCGACCGGCTGATCGAGACCGTGCCGATCCCGGTGCTGAAGCCCAACGAGGCGATGTTCCGCGCGGCGATCGCGCAGGGCGAGCGCATCGGCATGCTGGCTACCTTCGGCCCGTCCGTCGGCACGATGACCGACGAGTTCGACGAATTCGTCGGGCAGGCGGAGCGGCCGGCCACCTTGCGCACGGTGCTGGTGGACGACGCGATGGCGCGACTGCGGGCCGGCGACGCCGAGACCCATAACCGGCTGGTCGCAGACCGCGCGCCGGAACTGGGCGATTGCGATGCGATCATGCTCGCGCATTTCTCGACCTCCCGGGCGGCCGAGGCGGTGCGGAAGGTGGTGAACGTCCCGGTCCTGACGGCGCCCCACGCCGCGGTCGACCGGATGCGCGCGATGATCGAGACCGGCAGGAGCGCCTGA
- a CDS encoding hydroxypyruvate isomerase family protein — translation MKLGAFKDRLSGHCGFLFTELPLAERFAAAAQAGFRAVEHPNLFATPVREVAGWLERAGVPLVQTGFPAGDASKGEKGFAALPDKVEYYRSTIEPTLDYVAQLGCRMVHPMAGVRPAGIEQARLWETYLDNLAFAADAAKARGMTVIVEPIGPGSIANYVIDDPLVAVQAIRAIGRDNVKLLFDAYHCVCLGHDPAALIRAHAPLIAHVQIADDPGRHEPGTGTIAFDPIFAALEEVGYAGFVGCEYHPAAGTEAGLGWMRAAT, via the coding sequence ATGAAGCTCGGTGCCTTCAAGGACCGCCTCAGCGGCCATTGCGGCTTCCTGTTCACGGAGCTGCCGCTCGCGGAGCGCTTCGCCGCCGCGGCGCAAGCGGGATTCCGCGCCGTCGAGCATCCGAACCTGTTCGCGACGCCGGTGCGGGAGGTGGCGGGCTGGCTCGAACGGGCGGGGGTGCCGCTGGTCCAGACCGGCTTCCCGGCTGGCGACGCCTCCAAGGGCGAGAAGGGCTTCGCAGCGCTGCCCGACAAGGTCGAGTACTACCGCTCCACGATCGAGCCGACGCTCGACTACGTCGCGCAGCTCGGCTGCCGCATGGTCCACCCGATGGCGGGCGTCCGGCCGGCCGGTATCGAGCAGGCGCGTCTCTGGGAGACCTACCTCGACAACCTCGCCTTCGCGGCCGATGCCGCCAAGGCGCGCGGGATGACGGTGATCGTCGAGCCGATCGGGCCCGGCTCGATCGCCAATTACGTGATCGACGATCCGCTGGTTGCGGTCCAGGCAATTCGGGCGATCGGGCGCGACAACGTCAAGCTGCTGTTCGACGCGTACCACTGCGTCTGCCTGGGCCACGACCCGGCGGCTTTGATCCGCGCACATGCGCCGCTCATCGCCCATGTCCAGATCGCCGATGATCCCGGCCGTCACGAGCCTGGGACCGGCACGATCGCGTTCGACCCGATCTTCGCGGCGCTGGAGGAAGTCGGCTATGCCGGCTTCGTCGGCTGCGAGTACCATCCGGCGGCCGGCACCGAGGCTGGGCTGGGCTGGATGCGGGCGGCGACGTAG
- a CDS encoding LacI family DNA-binding transcriptional regulator: MARRAGVSTATVSRVLNGSAGVRADKREAVIRAAQDLGFVANGAARALSTRRFMAVGAVVPNIENEAFVRVLSSFQDRLRQAGYTLVAANAGYDLEDELREATFLLERGVDGLMLVGDIHHPDLYARIASTGIPMVQTFSLSRERPCVGFDNAASAARAANYLMDLGHRRIGVISGLRKDNDRGGARVNGIAQALAARGLRLTPEHDIEISYGIGGGRDGFRQMLASGPPPTAIICGTDQIAFGAMIEARARGLAIPGDLSVVGHNDSDFAPFLDPPLTTIRIHSAEIGHAAGDHLIARIQGRPVVRLTEIDAELILRASTAPPRR; encoded by the coding sequence GTGGCCCGCCGCGCGGGCGTCTCGACCGCCACCGTGTCCCGGGTGCTCAACGGCTCCGCGGGAGTCCGGGCCGACAAGCGCGAGGCGGTCATCCGCGCCGCGCAGGATCTCGGCTTCGTCGCCAACGGTGCGGCCCGGGCGCTCTCGACCCGCCGGTTCATGGCAGTGGGTGCGGTGGTCCCCAACATCGAGAACGAGGCCTTCGTACGCGTTCTGTCGAGTTTCCAGGACCGGCTGCGGCAGGCGGGCTACACCCTGGTCGCCGCCAATGCCGGCTACGACTTGGAGGACGAATTGCGGGAGGCGACCTTCCTGCTGGAGCGGGGCGTCGACGGGCTGATGCTGGTCGGCGACATTCACCACCCGGATCTCTACGCCCGCATCGCGAGCACCGGTATCCCGATGGTGCAGACCTTCAGCCTGTCGCGGGAGCGCCCCTGCGTCGGGTTCGACAACGCCGCTTCGGCGGCCCGGGCGGCCAACTACCTGATGGATCTCGGCCATCGCCGGATCGGTGTGATTTCGGGCCTGCGCAAGGACAACGACCGCGGCGGCGCGCGGGTGAACGGCATCGCGCAGGCGCTCGCGGCCCGCGGACTGCGGCTCACGCCGGAGCACGACATCGAGATCTCCTACGGGATCGGCGGCGGCCGCGATGGCTTCCGCCAGATGCTCGCGAGCGGTCCGCCGCCCACCGCGATCATCTGCGGCACCGACCAGATCGCCTTCGGCGCGATGATCGAGGCCCGCGCCCGCGGCCTCGCCATCCCGGGCGATCTGTCGGTGGTCGGCCACAACGATTCCGACTTCGCGCCCTTCCTGGATCCGCCCCTGACGACGATCCGGATCCACTCCGCCGAGATTGGCCACGCTGCCGGCGATCACCTGATCGCCCGCATCCAGGGCCGCCCCGTGGTGCGGCTTACCGAGATCGATGCCGAACTGATCCTTCGCGCCAGCACGGCGCCCCCCCGGCGCTAG
- the infA gene encoding translation initiation factor IF-1 — protein sequence MAKEELMQFDGLVIEILPDARYRVQLDQGHEIVAYTAGKMKKNRIKTLAGDRVTVEMSPYDLEKGRLVFRHKDERSSGPRPQVRGGQFRRR from the coding sequence ATGGCGAAAGAAGAATTGATGCAGTTCGACGGTCTCGTGATCGAGATCCTGCCGGATGCGCGCTACCGCGTGCAGCTCGACCAGGGCCACGAGATCGTGGCCTACACGGCCGGCAAGATGAAGAAGAACCGCATCAAGACGCTGGCCGGCGATCGTGTGACCGTCGAGATGTCGCCCTACGACCTTGAAAAGGGGCGCCTCGTGTTCCGCCACAAGGACGAGCGTTCCTCCGGGCCGCGTCCTCAGGTGCGCGGCGGCCAGTTCCGCCGCCGTTGA
- a CDS encoding NAD(P)-dependent oxidoreductase codes for MSARADIVPQKPVLLTGASGALGRVLTRALAEHGWPLRLTDRVPFPDPLPEGSRFQLADLEDGPAILRLAEGCGTILHFGGISVEHPFETVIGPNIRGLYHVYEAARREGARMVFASSNHAIGFHERTEMLDDDCALAPDGYYGLSKAYGEMMGGLYRNKHGVESAFLRIGSCFPEPTDARMLATWLSYGDMTRLVMRATLAQTLGPAGTVVIWGASKNSRMTWWRRDGRETIGWAPQDSADSYAAALEGKTSGNPVAERYQGGGFTARDYSRDEPAR; via the coding sequence ATGAGCGCGCGCGCCGACATAGTCCCGCAGAAACCCGTCCTTTTGACCGGAGCCTCCGGCGCCCTCGGGCGCGTCCTGACCCGGGCCCTCGCAGAGCACGGCTGGCCCCTCCGGCTCACCGATCGCGTGCCCTTCCCGGACCCGCTGCCCGAGGGATCGCGCTTCCAGCTGGCCGATTTGGAGGACGGGCCGGCGATCCTGCGGCTCGCAGAGGGCTGCGGCACGATCCTCCATTTCGGCGGGATCTCGGTGGAGCATCCGTTCGAGACGGTGATCGGCCCGAATATCCGCGGCCTCTACCACGTCTACGAGGCCGCACGCCGCGAGGGCGCCCGGATGGTCTTCGCTTCCTCGAACCACGCCATCGGCTTCCACGAGCGAACCGAGATGCTGGATGACGACTGCGCCCTGGCGCCGGACGGCTATTACGGCCTGTCCAAGGCCTATGGCGAGATGATGGGCGGCCTGTATCGCAACAAGCACGGCGTCGAGAGCGCCTTCCTGCGCATCGGCTCCTGCTTCCCCGAGCCGACCGACGCGCGGATGCTCGCCACGTGGCTCTCCTACGGCGACATGACCCGCCTGGTCATGCGCGCCACCCTGGCCCAGACCCTCGGCCCCGCCGGAACGGTCGTGATCTGGGGCGCTTCCAAGAACAGCCGCATGACCTGGTGGCGCAGGGACGGCCGCGAGACCATCGGCTGGGCGCCGCAGGACAGCGCTGATTCCTACGCGGCGGCGCTGGAGGGAAAGACCAGCGGCAACCCGGTGGCCGAGCGCTACCAGGGCGGCGGCTTCACCGCCCGCGACTATTCCCGCGACGAGCCTGCGCGGTGA
- a CDS encoding lactonase family protein: MSDAALRPAPLGLAFVGCFTSERRRARGRGIDVYRTGAGLEGWTHLGRMEGLTNPSFLVTDPARAMLYTVQGDGEAASAFAAGPDGTLLALGSAATGGSNSVHQALDPSGRFLIVANYASGSVALLPVRADGGLEPASHVLPLSGTPGPHRTEQACAHPHHVVLAPGGRHVLVPDKGLDRIFVLRIEGEGLAIVSEVAMRPGAGPRHVVFHPGRPLAFLVNELDSSVATCRWDAASGTLIPRHLVPTLPPDFFGASTAAAIVVTPCGRFVYASNRGQDGIARFRVEESAERLDPTGWTPSGGRDPRFMTLTPDGKHLLVANEQGDSLVEFAIDPASGDLAQTGSRQSLSPCTIAFL; the protein is encoded by the coding sequence ATGTCCGATGCCGCGCTCCGCCCTGCCCCGCTCGGCCTCGCTTTCGTCGGCTGCTTCACCAGCGAGCGCCGCCGCGCGCGCGGACGGGGCATCGACGTGTATCGCACCGGCGCCGGCCTGGAGGGCTGGACCCATCTCGGGCGGATGGAGGGGCTGACGAACCCATCCTTCCTCGTGACCGATCCGGCGCGTGCCATGCTCTACACCGTTCAGGGGGACGGCGAGGCGGCGAGCGCCTTCGCGGCCGGGCCCGACGGAACCCTGCTCGCCCTCGGCAGCGCCGCCACCGGCGGCAGCAACAGCGTGCATCAGGCCCTCGACCCGAGCGGGCGCTTCCTGATCGTCGCCAATTACGCCAGCGGATCGGTGGCCCTGCTGCCGGTGCGCGCCGACGGCGGGCTGGAACCGGCGAGCCACGTCCTGCCGCTCTCAGGTACACCCGGCCCGCATCGGACGGAGCAGGCCTGCGCCCACCCGCATCACGTGGTCCTCGCGCCGGGCGGAAGGCACGTGCTCGTTCCCGACAAGGGTCTCGACCGCATCTTCGTCCTGCGAATTGAGGGCGAAGGCCTCGCAATCGTGTCGGAGGTTGCGATGCGGCCGGGGGCCGGTCCGCGCCACGTCGTCTTTCACCCGGGTCGACCCCTCGCCTTCCTGGTCAACGAGTTGGACTCGAGCGTCGCGACCTGCCGCTGGGACGCCGCGTCCGGGACACTCATCCCCCGGCATCTCGTGCCGACCCTGCCCCCGGACTTCTTTGGCGCGAGCACGGCGGCGGCGATCGTGGTGACGCCCTGCGGGCGCTTCGTCTACGCCTCGAACCGAGGCCAGGATGGGATCGCCCGTTTCCGCGTGGAGGAGTCCGCCGAGCGCCTCGACCCCACCGGCTGGACGCCCTCGGGCGGCCGGGACCCGCGCTTCATGACGCTCACTCCCGACGGCAAGCACCTGCTCGTCGCCAACGAGCAGGGCGACAGCCTCGTCGAGTTTGCGATCGATCCCGCCAGCGGCGATCTCGCCCAGACAGGGTCACGGCAGAGCCTGAGCCCCTGCACGATCGCGTTCCTGTGA
- a CDS encoding branched-chain amino acid ABC transporter substrate-binding protein: protein MLRSLALTLAAFLAVAPAAAQNAVRIGLSAPLTGPDAAFGQGLRQGAEQAVADLNRAAGGRPRWVLVPADDAGDAKQAVAVARKFSADGVRLVIGPFESGAVAAAAPVYEDAGAIAMTTGAAYTPLTSRGLWSLFRLAPSDVQQGRAAAAYLAKAYAGRRVGILNDRSTFGRGLADAVSARLKESGAPEVLFDGFARGTRDLSDLVARLKAARLDAVYFGGLAPEAAALLRAMREAGLGAALVASDGILDPSFPAAAGAAAEGTVMTLLPDPPRLPDPRGGKPASRGPEAESVAAGAYAAVELLARATEQSHAADPKTGRIAEGRKVAETLRGPQPVRTVLGPVNFDARGDRTGNSVALRIWRRSPEGRIDYAGNDVEP, encoded by the coding sequence ATGTTGCGCTCTCTCGCCCTCACTCTCGCGGCCTTTCTCGCCGTCGCCCCCGCCGCCGCACAGAATGCGGTGCGGATCGGGCTTTCGGCCCCGCTGACCGGCCCAGACGCCGCCTTCGGCCAGGGGCTCCGGCAGGGGGCGGAGCAGGCGGTAGCCGACCTGAACCGGGCCGCCGGCGGCCGCCCGCGCTGGGTTCTCGTCCCGGCCGACGACGCCGGCGACGCCAAGCAGGCCGTGGCGGTGGCCCGGAAATTCTCCGCCGACGGGGTGCGTCTCGTGATCGGGCCGTTCGAATCCGGTGCGGTCGCGGCCGCCGCACCGGTCTACGAGGATGCCGGCGCCATCGCGATGACCACCGGCGCGGCCTATACGCCGCTGACCAGCCGCGGCCTCTGGAGCCTGTTCCGGCTGGCGCCGAGCGACGTGCAGCAGGGCCGGGCCGCGGCGGCATACCTCGCGAAGGCCTATGCCGGGCGCCGCGTCGGCATCCTCAACGATCGCTCGACCTTCGGGCGCGGCCTGGCCGATGCGGTCTCGGCGCGGCTGAAGGAGAGTGGCGCGCCGGAGGTGCTGTTCGACGGTTTCGCGCGGGGCACGCGCGATCTTTCCGACCTCGTCGCCCGCCTGAAGGCTGCCCGGCTCGACGCCGTCTATTTCGGTGGGCTCGCGCCCGAGGCCGCCGCGCTGCTGCGAGCGATGCGAGAAGCGGGTTTGGGCGCGGCCCTGGTGGCCAGCGACGGGATCCTCGACCCGAGCTTCCCGGCCGCCGCCGGCGCTGCCGCAGAGGGCACGGTGATGACGCTGCTCCCGGACCCGCCGCGCCTGCCCGATCCCCGCGGCGGCAAGCCGGCGTCGCGGGGGCCCGAGGCGGAGAGCGTCGCGGCCGGCGCCTACGCGGCGGTGGAACTTCTGGCCCGGGCGACCGAGCAGTCCCACGCCGCAGACCCGAAGACGGGCCGGATCGCGGAGGGCCGAAAGGTGGCCGAAACCCTCCGCGGCCCGCAGCCTGTGCGCACCGTGCTCGGTCCCGTGAACTTCGATGCCCGGGGCGATCGCACCGGCAACTCCGTGGCGCTGCGAATCTGGCGGCGCTCGCCGGAGGGGCGCATCGACTATGCCGGCAACGACGTTGAGCCGTAA
- a CDS encoding amino acid aminotransferase, whose protein sequence is MTSLFAGIQDAPLDPIMRLFEAFNADPSPKKLNLVVGVYTDADGKVPRLRAVQTAEKRWIEKGLPKTYRPIEGTKPFRDAVQELLFGKGAPILSQNRVATLQSIGGTGALKTGADVLAKLYPGATVAVSNPSWENHKALFSQAGFTVADYPYFSAETGGADYPAMKAYLQDLAKGSIVVLHACCHNPTGADLSLDEWRDLVPLMAERGLIPFLDIAYQGFGNGLDADAEPVRLFAESGQEFLVASSFSKSFSLYGERVGALTIVAENPAAKAKVEAFAKRLVRASYSNPHTHGAAIVEIVLTDPELRADWERELAEMRDRIRTMRERMADSLQQRHPERGFDAIKTQKGMFSYTGLSPAEATRLREEHEVYALETGRICVAAVNTHNIDHVIDAIDAVVKG, encoded by the coding sequence ATGACCTCGCTGTTCGCCGGCATCCAGGACGCGCCGCTCGACCCGATCATGCGCCTGTTCGAGGCTTTCAACGCCGATCCGAGCCCGAAAAAGCTCAACCTCGTCGTCGGCGTCTACACGGATGCGGACGGCAAGGTGCCGCGCCTGCGCGCCGTGCAGACGGCCGAGAAGCGCTGGATCGAGAAGGGCCTGCCGAAGACCTACCGGCCGATCGAGGGCACCAAGCCGTTCCGTGACGCGGTCCAGGAGCTTCTGTTCGGGAAGGGTGCGCCGATCCTGTCGCAGAACCGCGTCGCGACGCTCCAGAGCATCGGCGGCACCGGCGCGCTGAAGACCGGCGCCGACGTGCTGGCCAAGCTGTACCCCGGCGCCACCGTCGCGGTGAGCAACCCGAGCTGGGAGAACCACAAGGCCCTGTTCAGCCAGGCCGGCTTCACCGTGGCCGACTATCCCTACTTCTCGGCTGAGACCGGCGGCGCCGATTACCCGGCCATGAAGGCCTATCTCCAGGATCTGGCGAAGGGCTCGATCGTGGTGCTGCACGCCTGCTGCCACAACCCGACGGGCGCGGATCTCAGCCTCGACGAGTGGCGTGACCTCGTGCCCCTGATGGCCGAGCGCGGCCTGATCCCGTTCCTCGACATCGCCTATCAGGGTTTCGGGAATGGCCTCGACGCCGATGCCGAGCCGGTGCGGCTGTTCGCCGAGTCGGGGCAGGAATTCCTGGTCGCCTCGTCGTTCTCGAAGTCGTTCTCGCTCTACGGCGAGCGCGTCGGCGCACTGACGATCGTGGCCGAGAACCCGGCCGCGAAGGCGAAGGTGGAGGCGTTCGCCAAGCGGCTGGTTCGGGCGAGCTACTCGAACCCCCACACCCACGGCGCGGCGATTGTCGAGATCGTCCTCACCGATCCGGAGCTGCGCGCCGATTGGGAACGGGAACTCGCGGAGATGCGCGACCGGATCCGCACCATGCGCGAGCGAATGGCCGACAGCCTGCAGCAGCGTCATCCCGAGCGCGGCTTCGACGCCATCAAGACGCAGAAGGGCATGTTTTCCTACACGGGCCTGAGTCCCGCGGAGGCCACCCGGCTTCGCGAGGAGCACGAGGTCTACGCGTTGGAGACCGGCCGGATCTGCGTGGCTGCGGTCAACACCCACAACATCGATCACGTCATCGACGCGATCGACGCCGTGGTGAAGGGCTGA
- a CDS encoding hydroxyacid dehydrogenase, which translates to MVALKRVCRFNVWINPVFDARLRAEPDIDLQIGDLQGPDSALKALLEQAHIFHVSPARDELPRRWHVTDELLASCPNLLAVSSGGAGFDTVDAAACTRAGVAVVNQVGGNAQSVAELAIGLMLAVSRKICVSDRLLRTARGFSRESLMGHEIGGATLGLVGIGHTGKAVAKLARGFDMRVLAYDPLLSAEEIRARGAEPVERAQLLAESDIVSLHCPLDDTTRGSFDAAAFAAMKPGALFITTARGGVHDEAALAEALTSGHLAGAGLDVWAPEPPPLESALLKLESVVATYHTAGVTHEARRNVAAWGAEQIIGILNGVTPPRLVNPEVWPAVLERRARLLG; encoded by the coding sequence GTGGTGGCTCTCAAGCGCGTCTGCCGGTTCAACGTCTGGATCAATCCGGTCTTCGATGCGCGGCTGAGGGCCGAGCCCGATATCGACCTGCAGATCGGCGATCTGCAGGGTCCGGACAGCGCGCTCAAGGCGCTGCTCGAGCAGGCCCATATCTTCCACGTCTCGCCGGCGCGGGACGAGTTGCCGCGCCGCTGGCACGTCACCGACGAACTGCTCGCGTCCTGCCCGAACCTGCTCGCAGTCTCGTCGGGCGGCGCGGGCTTCGACACGGTCGATGCCGCCGCCTGCACCCGGGCCGGCGTCGCGGTGGTCAATCAGGTCGGCGGCAATGCCCAGTCGGTCGCGGAGCTCGCGATCGGTCTGATGCTCGCCGTTTCGCGCAAGATCTGCGTCTCCGACCGGCTGCTCCGGACGGCGCGGGGCTTCTCGCGGGAATCACTGATGGGCCACGAGATCGGCGGCGCGACCCTCGGCCTCGTCGGGATCGGGCATACCGGCAAAGCGGTGGCCAAGCTCGCCCGCGGCTTCGACATGCGGGTTCTCGCCTATGACCCGCTGCTCTCCGCCGAGGAGATCCGGGCGCGCGGGGCGGAGCCGGTGGAGCGGGCACAGTTGCTCGCCGAGTCCGACATCGTGTCCCTGCACTGCCCGCTCGACGACACCACGCGCGGGAGTTTCGACGCGGCGGCCTTCGCGGCGATGAAGCCGGGGGCGCTGTTCATCACCACCGCGCGGGGCGGCGTGCACGACGAGGCCGCGCTGGCCGAGGCTCTGACCTCCGGGCACCTCGCGGGGGCGGGCCTCGATGTCTGGGCGCCGGAACCGCCGCCCCTCGAGTCGGCGCTCCTCAAGCTCGAGAGCGTGGTGGCGACCTACCACACCGCCGGCGTCACCCATGAGGCGCGCCGCAACGTGGCCGCGTGGGGTGCCGAACAGATCATCGGCATCCTGAACGGCGTGACCCCGCCGCGGCTGGTCAACCCGGAGGTCTGGCCGGCCGTGCTGGAGCGCCGGGCACGGTTGCTGGGCTGA
- a CDS encoding MFS transporter has protein sequence MFAKRYRFLIASLLFIAGIINYMDRAALGVAAPFVKQDLNLSPSELGVIFSTFFFGYAIFAFVGGQLADRYGPRSVYSWAAAAWSILCMLTGAVTGFAQMFVVRALFGFAEGPMNSTTNRTITTWFPREETARTIGFTFSGQTVGSAIAAPVVGLLAIQYGWRVAFVAIGAVGLLWVVAWRLLMTDRPQDNPRVSPEEIALVERSRAVTHLAPSDHARSLREYLFLPSTLSLGLGMFAVNYTLYIFLSWLPSYLTDALHMPVQQMALVASIPWACGFVGYVGGGIVADHLYKRMGDKLAARKLTTIVPLAIAGVALITVNAAPSPAAAVALIALAVLMLTSSVQSCWATIHELVPEARVGGVSGFIHLLSNISGIVGPTATGLAVQYLGGYASAFVIAALIAAAGVIAMAIFVRRPRLPEAAHPLNAAKTA, from the coding sequence ATGTTCGCTAAGCGGTATAGATTCCTGATCGCGTCCCTGCTCTTCATAGCCGGGATCATCAACTACATGGACCGCGCCGCGCTCGGCGTCGCGGCGCCGTTCGTCAAGCAGGACCTCAACCTGTCGCCCTCCGAGCTGGGGGTGATCTTCAGCACGTTCTTCTTCGGCTACGCGATCTTCGCCTTCGTGGGCGGCCAGCTCGCCGACCGCTACGGCCCGCGCAGCGTCTACAGCTGGGCCGCCGCCGCGTGGTCGATCCTGTGCATGCTCACCGGCGCGGTGACCGGCTTCGCCCAGATGTTCGTGGTCCGCGCCCTGTTCGGCTTCGCCGAGGGGCCGATGAACTCGACCACGAACCGCACCATCACCACGTGGTTCCCCCGCGAGGAAACCGCCCGGACGATCGGCTTCACCTTCTCGGGCCAGACCGTGGGCAGCGCCATCGCGGCCCCCGTGGTCGGCCTGCTGGCGATCCAGTACGGCTGGCGGGTGGCGTTCGTCGCCATCGGCGCCGTCGGGCTGCTCTGGGTCGTGGCGTGGCGTCTCCTGATGACCGACCGGCCGCAGGACAACCCGCGGGTCAGCCCGGAGGAGATCGCCCTCGTCGAGCGCAGCCGGGCCGTGACCCATCTCGCGCCATCGGACCACGCGCGCTCCCTGCGGGAGTACCTGTTCCTGCCCAGCACCCTGTCGCTGGGACTGGGCATGTTCGCGGTGAACTACACCCTCTACATCTTCCTCTCGTGGCTTCCGAGCTACCTGACCGATGCCCTGCACATGCCGGTGCAGCAGATGGCGCTCGTGGCCTCGATCCCGTGGGCCTGCGGCTTCGTCGGCTATGTCGGCGGCGGCATCGTCGCCGACCACCTCTACAAGCGCATGGGCGACAAGCTGGCCGCCCGGAAGCTCACCACGATCGTGCCGCTCGCCATCGCGGGCGTCGCGCTGATCACCGTCAACGCCGCGCCGAGCCCCGCCGCGGCGGTCGCGCTGATCGCGCTGGCGGTGTTGATGCTGACGAGCTCGGTGCAATCCTGCTGGGCGACGATCCACGAGCTGGTTCCGGAGGCGCGGGTCGGCGGCGTGAGCGGCTTCATCCACCTGCTCAGCAACATCTCGGGCATCGTCGGGCCGACCGCGACCGGGCTCGCCGTGCAGTATCTCGGCGGCTACGCCAGCGCCTTCGTCATCGCCGCCCTGATCGCCGCGGCGGGCGTGATCGCCATGGCGATCTTCGTGCGCCGCCCGCGCCTGCCGGAGGCGGCTCATCCCCTGAATGCCGCCAAGACCGCCTGA